The sequence AGGGGCCTCTCCTCAAACAAACACATTGGCTCAGTCCGAAACGGATGCAGGTCATGGGGAACATGGAACTGGAAACGGGCACCAAGAGACTGCATCAGCTCATGGTGAGGCTGGAGACGATCTTCCTCTTTGGTCGGTCATTCCTTTCGTTCTAATCCTACTTAGCATTGCTCTTCTACCTTTGATCTCTCATACGACTGAGCATTGGTGGGAAAACAATAATAACAAACTTCTTCTTTCCTTGGCGCTCGGAGGAGTTTCTTTCGGGATCTTGATGGCTCATAGTTGGGGCGGGAAAATTTTCCACACTATGGTTTTCGATTATATTCCGTTTATTATTCTACTCGCGGCATTATTCTATATTTCCGGTGGGATCGTTTTAAATGGTGATATCGAAGCTACTCCAGTAAATAATACGATCTTCCTGATCGTAGGAACTTTCCTGGCTTCCTTTATCGGAACGACCGGAGCTTCTATGCTTCTGATCCGACCTTTACTCAAGACCAACTCGGAAAGAAAACATGTGGTCCACACAGTGATCTTTTTTATATTCTTGGTTTCTAATATAGGCGGCTCCTTAACCCCGCTTGGCGATCCTCCTCTATTCTTAGGTTATCTCCAGGGAGTTCCATTCGTTTGGACATTTAAACTATTCCCGCAGATGATGATCGCTTCCGGAATTTTACTCGTTGTTTATTTTATCTGGGACACGGTAATGCATGGAAAAGAAACCAAAAAGGACATCCGTTTCGATCATTCCCATAGACAACCGATCGGATTAGAAGGTCAGGTAAACCTACTTTGGCTTTTAGGAGTGATCCTCTCTGTTGCTTTCCTAAACCAAAACTATATCCCGGCGATTGAAAAATATCCTTTCCTAAGTTTCATAAGAGAAGCAGTTCTAATCGGCTTGATCGCACTCTCCAAAGTGACCTCCGATCCGAAACTTAGAGAAAAGAATAAATTCACCTTAGGCCCTATCCAAGAAGTGGCTTATCTTTTCATCGGAATCTTCTTAACCATGATCCCAGCATTATTACTTCTGGAACATCATGGAAAGGAACTGGGGATTACCGAAAGATATCAGTTCTTCTGGGTGACAGGCGGGTTC comes from Leptospira licerasiae serovar Varillal str. VAR 010 and encodes:
- a CDS encoding sodium:proton antiporter — protein: MRNKFFTTLLFLSLILNVSVWAETGASPQTNTLAQSETDAGHGEHGTGNGHQETASAHGEAGDDLPLWSVIPFVLILLSIALLPLISHTTEHWWENNNNKLLLSLALGGVSFGILMAHSWGGKIFHTMVFDYIPFIILLAALFYISGGIVLNGDIEATPVNNTIFLIVGTFLASFIGTTGASMLLIRPLLKTNSERKHVVHTVIFFIFLVSNIGGSLTPLGDPPLFLGYLQGVPFVWTFKLFPQMMIASGILLVVYFIWDTVMHGKETKKDIRFDHSHRQPIGLEGQVNLLWLLGVILSVAFLNQNYIPAIEKYPFLSFIREAVLIGLIALSKVTSDPKLREKNKFTLGPIQEVAYLFIGIFLTMIPALLLLEHHGKELGITERYQFFWVTGGFSGVLDNAPTYLTFLSLAKGLLGFSNVSQILADPVGEELLKAISVGAVFMGALTYIGNAPNFMVKSVAEENKIKMPSFGGYVVYSFLLLIPTFLLLTWIFFL